In the genome of Primulina tabacum isolate GXHZ01 chromosome 13, ASM2559414v2, whole genome shotgun sequence, the window TGTGATATCATGAATGTTTAATATATTAGGCTCATATATTCATGACACACACAACACATATGTCTCGGTGGCTAGTTTTAAGAAAAAATGACACCAACTTATTTGAAATGGCCGGGACTCGAATCCAAAAACAATTTTATAGAACCCATCTTACAACTAAATGAATCCATCAATATTTAATCTTCTatgcaagaaaatatataaaatccataagaatttttatgtcgAGTTTGATTCTAATTTTTTCACTGTATCGAGTTAGTATCCCTAAGTCTAatttttcatcactttattgAATTTGAGTTGAATATGAGCATCTCTATTATTGAATCAGAACGAGATTGTTCTGTTCCCTCGTTTTGCCGAATTCAACTACTCGAGGCATTAATTAAACACACTAAAATCCTCAAAGCTTCTCGCTAAGAATAAAACCAAGAATCAGCATATCCCATTTTCCCAATCCAAAAAAACTCCCACGGAAAAGTTGATGCAGAAAATTCACGATTTTCTCCCAAAGCAAATATTGCTGCTGTTCTTGTTCCTAGTATCAACCATGGCCGCTGATTCATCTTCTTCTGAAGCCAAAGTTAACATAGTTTACACCGAAAAACCTGAAGGCCAGGAGCCTGAAGAGTATCATATCAAGACCCTCACCTCTGTTCTCGGCAGGttgttattttgttaattttttttaaattcgaatttgaatgaaaaactGTGTGTAAGATCTATCAAGTTTAGAAAAAGCTTCAATCTTTTCGGATCCCTTTGAAGGAAACTACGTTTAGTGATCTGGGATGGAATCTTGTGGTATTTGATTGTGAGTTCTTATGGGTttgactatatatatatatatattttatatttgttatacTGATGATAAAATCTATTGGTGATCTGGGCCAATACGTTTTTGTTTTTGACGGAATTAGTTTTGggtttgatatttttttatatgctTTTTTATGGGTTTTTGTTTGAACCTTTGATGATTATTTTGTTAAGATAGAAGATAAAGGTGTGtgtaattttgatgaaaatcatTATATTTGGTGGTATGTGAAattgtttttgaaattttggttAAAAGTGAGGATGCTGCAAAGGAGGCTTTGGTGTACAGTTACAAGCACGCAGCCAGTGGGTTCTCAGCTAAGTTAACTCCTGAACAAGTCTCTCAGCTTTCAAGTAAGCCTTTTTTCCCCCCTATTCTTTTGCTGTGGGTTAATGAATTGGTAGTAATTTATCTGTTGATTTTTGGTGTCTTAATTCATAGTGTTGTGTCATTTGCGAAAGTagatttttatatgattatgctgCTTCAATGATTTGCTGGTGTTGGCTACAACTATAATCTGTATGTAGCTTGAATATATGTTGTGTCCAAAATTAAGTTAAGAAAAAACTTCGGACATGGCTGCAAAGAGCATCCGACAAGTTTTGGATGCAACGAGCATTTCTTTTAACATTGATAGGGAAATtattttttctgaaaaaataatttattagaaATTCCTGTTCATTACATGTATTGTATGATGATTTCAAAGCTTGGAAAAGATTTATGTATTTTAGTTTCTCAGTGGACCTGGT includes:
- the LOC142522335 gene encoding subtilisin-like protease SBT3.9: MQKIHDFLPKQILLLFLFLVSTMAADSSSSEAKVNIVYTEKPEGQEPEEYHIKTLTSVLGSEDAAKEALVYSYKHAASGFSAKLTPEQVSQLSKHPGVLQVVPSRTLELHSEHGNTRA